One Epidermidibacterium keratini DNA segment encodes these proteins:
- a CDS encoding acetyl-CoA C-acetyltransferase produces the protein MSTNTSDRTAATTSVIVSGARTPMGRLMGSLKDFSGAELGGVAIKAALERAGIAGEQVDYVIMGQVLQAGAGQIPSRQAAVAAGIPMDVPSLTINKVCLSGLDAIALADQLIRAGEFDIVVAGGMESMTNAPHLLPKSRAGYKYGAFEVLDAMAYDGLTDAFDHVSMGESTETHNQGLNITREQQDEFAARSHQRAAAAAKEGRFDEETVAVQIPQRKGDPIEFKTDEGVRGDTTVESLGKLKPAFSKDGTITAGTASQISDGACAVVVMSKEKAEQLGIPVLAEIGAHGNVAGPDNSLQSQPSHAITHALKKAGRSLDEIDLVEINEAFAAVGIQSMRDLGLDEEKVNVDGGAIALGHPIGMSGARLVLHLIYALRGRGGGTGVAALCGGGGQGDALIIDVPAAS, from the coding sequence ATGAGCACGAACACCTCTGATCGCACCGCGGCCACCACCTCGGTCATCGTCTCCGGCGCCCGTACGCCGATGGGCCGGCTGATGGGATCGCTGAAGGACTTCTCCGGCGCCGAGCTCGGCGGGGTCGCGATCAAGGCAGCGCTGGAGCGCGCCGGGATCGCCGGCGAGCAGGTCGACTACGTCATCATGGGCCAGGTCCTGCAGGCCGGCGCCGGGCAGATTCCCTCCCGTCAGGCCGCAGTCGCCGCGGGCATCCCGATGGACGTGCCGTCGCTGACCATCAACAAGGTCTGCCTGTCCGGGCTCGATGCCATCGCGCTCGCCGACCAGCTCATCCGCGCCGGCGAGTTCGACATCGTCGTCGCCGGCGGCATGGAGTCGATGACCAACGCCCCGCACCTGCTGCCAAAGAGCCGCGCCGGCTACAAGTACGGCGCCTTCGAGGTGCTCGATGCGATGGCGTACGACGGGCTGACCGATGCCTTCGACCACGTCTCGATGGGCGAGTCGACCGAGACGCACAACCAGGGCCTGAACATCACCCGCGAGCAGCAGGACGAGTTCGCCGCCCGCTCGCACCAGCGCGCCGCCGCGGCAGCCAAGGAAGGCCGCTTCGACGAGGAGACGGTCGCGGTGCAGATCCCGCAGCGCAAGGGCGATCCGATCGAGTTCAAGACCGACGAGGGCGTGCGCGGCGACACGACCGTCGAGTCGCTGGGCAAGCTCAAGCCGGCCTTCTCCAAGGACGGCACCATCACCGCCGGCACCGCCTCGCAGATTTCCGACGGTGCATGCGCCGTCGTCGTGATGAGCAAGGAGAAGGCCGAGCAGCTCGGCATTCCCGTGCTCGCCGAGATCGGCGCGCACGGCAACGTCGCCGGCCCGGACAACTCGCTGCAGTCCCAGCCCTCACACGCGATCACCCATGCGCTGAAGAAGGCCGGTCGCTCCCTCGATGAGATCGACCTCGTCGAGATCAACGAGGCGTTTGCCGCGGTCGGCATCCAGTCGATGCGCGACCTGGGCCTTGACGAAGAGAAGGTCAACGTCGACGGTGGCGCGATCGCTCTTGGCCACCCCATCGGGATGTCCGGAGCCCGCCTGGTGCTGCACCTCATCTACGCGCTGCGTGGACGCGGCGGCGGCACCGGCGTCGCAGCGCTCTGTGGCGGCGGCGGTCAGGGCGACGCGCTGATCATCGACGTACCCGCTGCCAGCTAG